The following are encoded together in the Pseudomonas maumuensis genome:
- a CDS encoding type II toxin-antitoxin system RelE/ParE family toxin: MDVYKRREFARWQARECLPDHLLCRAVLEMHSGLVDASLGGLLFKKRIAGLCSGKRGGYRTLLSARIGDRYVFLHGFAKSDQANVTSAEQKALQFTGKVFLELSPRALAKALGCGVLMEVHCDQQTH, translated from the coding sequence ATGGATGTCTACAAGCGTAGGGAGTTTGCCCGCTGGCAAGCCAGGGAGTGCTTGCCGGACCACTTGCTCTGCCGGGCAGTTCTGGAGATGCACAGCGGGCTGGTTGATGCGAGTCTTGGCGGTTTGCTGTTCAAGAAGCGCATTGCGGGCCTTTGCAGTGGCAAGCGAGGTGGTTATCGCACGCTCCTGTCGGCTCGTATTGGAGATCGATATGTGTTCCTGCATGGATTCGCCAAAAGCGACCAGGCCAATGTCACGTCGGCCGAGCAAAAGGCCCTGCAGTTTACCGGCAAGGTTTTTCTGGAATTGTCACCCCGCGCCCTGGCCAAGGCATTGGGCTGTGGGGTATTGATGGAGGTCCACTGTGACCAGCAAACTCATTGA
- a CDS encoding DUF1842 domain-containing protein, which produces MSESLLAPSEGLFPVSYLIGTNAPGAPRLQLDLLVYTPDRSVNGHALITQTTNPPLELALDVWGTYSYLTVQPPSEGKILLTVRGNHGGPHANSPEQFELRALLDQDWQKGTASYRYYNGQRWIEVDNVPVVLELKRIQTLANVDLTTELHNATLEAVIATGDVAQLKHLASGAVGKALDQALASTKSPAAKAAKKA; this is translated from the coding sequence ATGTCTGAATCGCTGCTCGCACCGTCGGAAGGCCTTTTCCCGGTGTCCTACCTCATTGGTACCAACGCGCCAGGTGCCCCGCGCCTGCAGCTCGACCTGCTGGTCTACACGCCAGACCGCAGCGTCAACGGCCACGCGCTGATCACCCAGACCACCAACCCACCGCTGGAGCTGGCGCTGGATGTCTGGGGCACCTACAGCTACCTCACCGTGCAACCGCCAAGCGAAGGCAAGATCCTGCTGACGGTACGTGGCAACCATGGCGGCCCACACGCCAACTCGCCGGAGCAGTTCGAGCTGCGTGCGCTGCTCGACCAGGACTGGCAGAAAGGCACGGCCAGCTACCGCTACTACAACGGCCAGCGCTGGATCGAGGTGGACAACGTACCCGTCGTGCTGGAGCTCAAGCGCATCCAGACGCTGGCGAACGTCGACCTGACGACCGAACTGCACAACGCCACCCTGGAGGCAGTGATCGCCACCGGTGATGTCGCGCAACTCAAGCACCTGGCCAGCGGTGCCGTGGGCAAAGCCCTGGACCAGGCCCTCGCCTCGACCAAAAGCCCGGCCGCCAAAGCCGCCAAGAAAGCCTGA
- a CDS encoding helix-turn-helix domain-containing protein, with amino-acid sequence MTSKLIESLRADLSALEQAGAVGKVTLRDFEAICPAPVRAFTAQDIRHLREALNFSQPVFALHLHTSASTVRKWEQGETRPAGPALKLLNIIADKGLQAIL; translated from the coding sequence GTGACCAGCAAACTCATTGAGTCATTGCGTGCCGACCTGTCGGCCCTGGAGCAGGCCGGTGCTGTCGGCAAGGTCACGCTAAGGGACTTCGAGGCGATCTGCCCGGCTCCGGTGCGAGCGTTCACTGCCCAGGACATCCGCCACCTGCGTGAAGCCCTTAACTTCAGCCAACCGGTGTTCGCCCTGCACCTGCACACCAGCGCGTCGACAGTGCGCAAGTGGGAACAGGGCGAAACACGCCCGGCCGGGCCGGCCTTGAAGCTGCTGAACATCATTGCCGACAAGGGGCTGCAGGCCATCCTTTGA
- a CDS encoding NAD(P)/FAD-dependent oxidoreductase, protein MPHMTEHTASYYAASARQAATYPALDQDLQADVCVVGGGLTGVNAALELAERGLSVILLEARRIGWGASGRNGGQLIRGIGHDVSGFARHVGQDGVRYLKQAGIDSVALVARRIAQYGIDCDLRWGFCELANTPAQFAAFEDEQRDLAELGYPHETRLVGPERMHEIVASDLYAGGLVDMGSGHLHPLDLVQGEARAAHGLGVRIFEQSPVLRIEHGSTVTLHTARGRVRAQSLVLGCNAHLDELEPRLSGKVLPAGSYVVATEPLPEGLARTLIPQNMALCDQKVGLDYYRLTADNRLLFGGACHYSGRDPKDIGAYMRPKVLKVFPQLAEVRLDYQWGGMIGITANRFPQVGRLSQHPNVFYAQGYSGHGLNVTHWTAKLLAEAIATEQSHGFDVFRAVPHLTFPGGKALRSPLLALGMLWYRLREALG, encoded by the coding sequence ATGCCTCACATGACTGAACACACTGCCTCCTACTACGCCGCCTCGGCGCGCCAGGCGGCGACCTACCCCGCGCTCGACCAGGACCTGCAGGCCGATGTCTGCGTGGTCGGCGGTGGCCTGACCGGGGTCAACGCGGCCCTGGAGCTGGCCGAACGCGGCCTCTCGGTGATCCTGCTGGAGGCCCGCCGCATCGGTTGGGGCGCCAGCGGGCGCAATGGCGGGCAACTGATCCGCGGCATCGGCCATGACGTCTCGGGCTTTGCCCGGCACGTCGGCCAGGACGGCGTGCGTTACCTCAAACAGGCCGGGATCGACTCGGTGGCTCTTGTCGCCCGCCGTATCGCGCAATATGGCATCGACTGCGACCTGCGCTGGGGGTTCTGCGAGCTGGCCAATACCCCTGCCCAGTTCGCCGCATTCGAGGACGAGCAGCGCGACCTCGCCGAACTGGGCTACCCGCACGAGACCCGCCTGGTCGGCCCCGAGCGCATGCACGAGATCGTCGCCAGCGACCTGTACGCCGGTGGTCTGGTCGACATGGGCTCGGGCCATCTGCACCCGCTCGACCTGGTCCAGGGCGAAGCCCGCGCCGCCCATGGCCTGGGGGTGCGCATCTTCGAGCAGAGCCCGGTACTGCGCATCGAACATGGCAGCACGGTGACCCTGCACACCGCACGCGGCAGGGTGCGGGCGCAGAGCCTGGTACTTGGCTGCAACGCCCACCTCGACGAACTGGAGCCACGCTTGAGTGGCAAGGTGCTGCCGGCCGGCAGCTACGTGGTAGCGACCGAGCCACTGCCCGAAGGCCTGGCGCGCACGCTGATCCCGCAGAACATGGCGCTGTGCGACCAGAAAGTGGGCCTGGACTACTACCGCCTGACCGCCGACAACCGCCTGCTGTTCGGTGGCGCCTGCCACTATTCCGGCCGCGACCCCAAGGACATCGGCGCGTACATGCGGCCCAAGGTGCTCAAGGTGTTCCCGCAACTGGCCGAGGTGCGCCTGGACTACCAGTGGGGCGGCATGATCGGCATCACCGCCAACCGCTTCCCCCAGGTCGGCCGGCTCAGCCAGCACCCCAACGTGTTCTATGCCCAGGGCTACTCCGGGCATGGCTTGAACGTCACCCACTGGACCGCGAAACTGCTCGCCGAGGCCATCGCCACCGAGCAAAGCCATGGCTTCGATGTGTTCCGCGCGGTGCCGCACCTGACCTTCCCCGGCGGCAAGGCACTGCGCTCGCCGCTGCTGGCGCTGGGAATGCTGTGGTACCGCTTGCGCGAGGCACTGGGCTGA
- a CDS encoding LysR substrate-binding domain-containing protein — protein MKGPLNGQVFVWLHVFSCAARHLSFTRCAEELHITPGAVSQQMRQLEERLGFRLFLRRARGVELSAEGQRLAQTVAEAYGSIEAELLRLDAGEIRGTLRLRSIPSFLAKWLTPRLPRFQQRYPDIELRLVAEDSNQALHPEDFDLAIDLNDGSYPGMLSTPLLDEQIFPVCSPALLRGRPPLHGPAGLAHYPLLHDITAWRGSSEYAEWEFYLDGIGAGGLDVRRGHTFNRNHLTIEAAIAGVGVAIARRTLLNDELERGALIVPFGVPIANHKRYVLLYPPGGLSQPGARAVHDWLVEEAQSFRAMHPLALPAT, from the coding sequence ATGAAAGGCCCACTCAATGGCCAGGTGTTCGTCTGGCTGCACGTGTTCTCCTGTGCGGCGCGACACCTGTCGTTCACCCGCTGCGCCGAAGAGCTGCACATCACCCCCGGAGCGGTCAGCCAGCAGATGCGCCAACTAGAGGAGCGCCTGGGCTTTCGCCTGTTCCTGCGCCGCGCCCGCGGCGTCGAGTTGTCCGCCGAGGGCCAACGCCTGGCACAGACCGTGGCCGAAGCCTACGGCAGCATCGAAGCCGAGCTGCTGCGCCTGGACGCCGGCGAGATCCGCGGCACCCTGCGCCTGCGTTCGATCCCCTCGTTCCTGGCCAAGTGGCTGACCCCGCGCCTGCCGCGCTTCCAGCAACGCTATCCGGACATCGAGCTGCGCCTGGTGGCCGAGGACAGCAACCAGGCGCTGCACCCGGAAGACTTCGACCTGGCCATCGACCTCAACGACGGCAGCTATCCGGGCATGCTCTCCACGCCTCTGCTCGACGAGCAGATCTTCCCGGTGTGCTCGCCTGCCCTGCTGCGTGGTCGTCCGCCCCTGCACGGGCCAGCGGGCTTGGCCCACTACCCGCTGCTGCATGACATCACCGCCTGGCGCGGCAGTTCGGAATACGCCGAGTGGGAGTTCTACCTCGACGGCATCGGTGCCGGCGGACTGGACGTGCGCCGTGGGCACACCTTCAACCGCAACCACCTGACCATTGAGGCCGCCATCGCCGGCGTCGGCGTGGCCATCGCCCGGCGTACCCTGCTCAACGACGAACTGGAGCGCGGCGCGCTGATCGTGCCGTTCGGGGTACCGATCGCCAACCACAAGCGTTATGTGCTGCTGTATCCACCGGGCGGGCTGAGCCAGCCTGGGGCGCGGGCGGTGCATGACTGGCTGGTTGAAGAGGCGCAGAGCTTTCGCGCCATGCACCCATTGGCACTGCCGGCGACTTAA
- a CDS encoding L-serine ammonia-lyase, translating into MAISVFDLFKIGIGPSSSHTVGPMRAAATFAQALRERGLLAQVRRVEVRLYGSLSATGVGHATDRACLLGLMGQWPDRIDPHSIEPRIDQLMQEQCLMLDGSHPIDFQYSRDMRLLDESLAYHPNAMTLESFDGQGSLFSQTYFSVGGGFIVEQAEIDAPSSDEGLVELPYEFSSGAELLALCKAHNLSVSQLMLANECAWRPESEVREGLLKIWAAMGECVDNGLRNEGILPGGLKVKRRAARLHRSLQEVGKPNVIGSTLSAMEWVNLFALAVNEENAAGGRMVTAPTNGAAGIIPAVLHYYMKFNPGACDDDVVAFLLAAAAVGILCKKNASISGAEVGCQGEVGSACSMAAAGLAEVLGATPPQLENAAEIALEHNLGLTCDPVGGLVQIPCIERNAIAAVKAINAVQMALRGDGEHFISLDRVIRTMRDTGADMHANYKETSRGGLAVAFVEC; encoded by the coding sequence ATGGCTATCAGTGTTTTCGACCTTTTCAAGATTGGCATCGGCCCATCCAGCTCCCACACCGTCGGCCCTATGCGCGCCGCGGCGACCTTCGCCCAGGCCTTGCGTGAGCGCGGCCTGCTGGCCCAGGTGCGCCGGGTCGAGGTGCGCCTCTATGGCTCGCTGTCGGCCACCGGAGTCGGGCATGCCACCGACCGTGCCTGCCTGCTGGGGCTGATGGGCCAATGGCCTGATCGGATCGACCCGCACAGCATCGAGCCACGCATCGACCAGCTGATGCAGGAGCAATGCCTGATGCTCGACGGCAGTCATCCGATCGACTTCCAGTACAGCCGCGACATGCGCCTGCTGGACGAGAGCCTGGCCTACCATCCCAATGCGATGACCCTGGAAAGCTTCGACGGGCAGGGCAGCCTGTTCAGCCAGACCTACTTTTCGGTGGGTGGCGGCTTCATCGTCGAACAAGCTGAAATCGATGCGCCTTCGAGCGACGAGGGCCTGGTCGAGCTGCCTTACGAATTTTCTAGCGGTGCCGAACTGCTGGCCCTGTGCAAGGCCCACAACCTCAGCGTCAGCCAGCTGATGCTGGCCAACGAGTGCGCCTGGCGTCCGGAAAGCGAGGTTCGCGAAGGCCTGTTGAAGATCTGGGCGGCGATGGGCGAGTGCGTCGACAACGGCCTGCGCAACGAAGGCATCCTGCCCGGCGGGCTCAAGGTCAAGCGCCGGGCGGCGCGCCTGCACCGCAGCCTGCAGGAAGTCGGTAAGCCCAACGTGATCGGCTCGACCCTCAGCGCCATGGAGTGGGTCAACTTGTTCGCCCTGGCGGTCAACGAAGAGAACGCCGCCGGCGGGCGCATGGTCACCGCGCCCACCAATGGCGCGGCGGGAATCATCCCGGCGGTGCTGCACTACTACATGAAGTTCAACCCCGGCGCCTGTGACGACGATGTGGTGGCGTTTCTCCTGGCCGCTGCCGCAGTGGGCATCCTGTGCAAGAAGAACGCTTCGATTTCCGGCGCCGAAGTCGGTTGCCAGGGTGAAGTGGGCTCGGCCTGCTCGATGGCCGCCGCAGGGCTCGCCGAAGTGCTTGGCGCGACCCCGCCGCAGCTGGAAAACGCCGCCGAGATCGCCCTGGAGCACAACCTCGGGCTGACCTGCGACCCGGTGGGTGGCCTGGTGCAGATCCCGTGCATCGAGCGCAATGCGATTGCCGCGGTGAAGGCCATCAACGCCGTGCAGATGGCCTTGCGTGGCGATGGCGAGCACTTCATCTCCCTCGACCGGGTGATCCGCACCATGCGCGATACCGGCGCGGACATGCACGCCAACTACAAGGAAACCTCCCGCGGCGGCCTGGCCGTCGCGTTCGTCGAGTGCTGA
- a CDS encoding serine/threonine transporter: MTDVQSTTSVRADSAAPALASGSTTWNRHDTTWALGLYGTAIGAGTLFLPINAGVGGFWPLLILALLAFPMTFFAHRALTRFVLSGRKGGNEDITEVVEEHFGVGAGKLITLLYFFAIFPILLVYSVALTNTLTSFFEHQLHIGAPPRALLALLLICGLMIVVRCGQQIIVKAMSVLVYPFVASLLLLALSLIPNWNGAFFAQANEGISASKLLLTLWLAIPVMVFSFNHSPIISAFAVDQKHRYGNDADRKSGRTLATAHVMMVLTVMFFCFSCVLALSPADLAAAKAQNISILSYLANHFQTPVIAFVAPLIALVAITKSFLGHYIGASEGFQGMIVKSLRGRGKTWPAKRLERATALFMLVTCWAVATLNPSILGLIESLGGPVIACLLFLMPMYAVQKVPALRQYSGKLSNVFVVLIGLITLSAIAYSFMA, from the coding sequence ATGACTGATGTACAAAGCACCACGAGCGTTCGTGCGGATTCGGCTGCCCCGGCTTTGGCCAGTGGCTCGACCACCTGGAACCGTCACGACACCACCTGGGCCCTGGGCCTGTATGGCACGGCGATCGGCGCCGGCACCCTGTTCCTGCCGATCAATGCCGGGGTCGGGGGCTTCTGGCCGCTGCTGATCCTGGCGCTGCTGGCCTTCCCCATGACCTTCTTCGCCCACCGCGCCCTGACGCGCTTCGTGCTGTCCGGGCGCAAAGGCGGCAACGAGGACATCACCGAGGTAGTGGAGGAGCACTTCGGCGTAGGCGCCGGCAAGCTCATCACCTTGCTGTACTTCTTCGCCATCTTCCCGATCCTGCTGGTCTACAGCGTGGCATTGACCAATACCCTGACCAGCTTCTTCGAGCACCAGTTGCATATCGGTGCGCCGCCGCGGGCACTGCTGGCGCTGTTGCTGATTTGCGGCTTGATGATCGTGGTGCGCTGCGGCCAGCAGATCATCGTCAAGGCCATGAGCGTGCTGGTGTATCCCTTCGTCGCCTCCTTGCTGCTGCTGGCGTTGAGCCTGATCCCCAACTGGAACGGCGCCTTCTTCGCCCAGGCCAACGAGGGCATCAGCGCCTCGAAGCTGCTGCTGACCTTATGGCTGGCGATTCCGGTGATGGTGTTCTCGTTCAACCATTCGCCGATCATCTCGGCCTTCGCCGTCGACCAGAAGCACCGCTATGGCAATGATGCCGACCGCAAGAGTGGCCGGACCCTGGCCACGGCCCATGTGATGATGGTGCTGACAGTGATGTTCTTCTGCTTCAGTTGCGTGCTGGCCCTGAGCCCGGCGGACCTGGCCGCGGCCAAGGCGCAGAACATCTCGATCCTGTCGTACCTGGCCAACCACTTCCAGACCCCGGTGATCGCCTTCGTCGCGCCACTGATCGCGCTGGTGGCAATCACCAAGTCTTTCCTCGGCCACTACATCGGTGCCAGCGAAGGCTTCCAGGGCATGATCGTCAAGAGCCTGCGCGGGCGCGGCAAGACCTGGCCGGCCAAGCGCCTGGAGCGCGCTACCGCATTGTTCATGCTGGTGACCTGCTGGGCGGTGGCGACCCTGAACCCGAGCATCCTCGGGCTGATCGAGAGCCTCGGTGGGCCGGTGATCGCCTGCCTGCTGTTCCTGATGCCGATGTACGCGGTACAGAAGGTACCGGCGTTGCGGCAGTATTCGGGCAAGCTGTCGAATGTGTTCGTGGTGCTGATCGGCTTGATCACGCTGTCGGCGATCGCCTACAGCTTCATGGCCTGA
- a CDS encoding DUF1842 domain-containing protein, whose translation MSFGLFHTRLNVSNGLLGAPILTLDLLVNTVQKKVTGRASIIQTTHPVQVFHAKVWGGYSELPFAPAGSPSIVLHLDGSPSGPLSQIAQTFHLQGLLDQGWNAGTASYRYFINGHWVDQHGRVRKAPDITHQDQPRPAERLKAAIRHLESV comes from the coding sequence ATGTCCTTCGGACTTTTTCATACCCGCCTGAACGTCAGCAACGGGCTGCTCGGCGCCCCGATCCTGACCCTCGACCTGCTGGTGAATACCGTGCAGAAGAAGGTCACCGGCAGGGCTTCGATCATCCAGACCACGCATCCGGTTCAGGTGTTCCACGCCAAGGTGTGGGGCGGTTACAGCGAGCTGCCGTTCGCGCCCGCGGGTAGCCCGTCGATCGTCCTGCACCTGGATGGCAGCCCAAGCGGCCCGCTCAGCCAGATTGCCCAGACCTTCCACCTGCAGGGTCTGCTCGACCAAGGCTGGAATGCCGGCACCGCCAGCTACCGCTACTTCATCAACGGCCATTGGGTCGATCAGCATGGCCGCGTGCGCAAGGCGCCGGACATCACCCACCAGGATCAACCGCGACCAGCGGAGCGCCTGAAGGCCGCGATCAGGCACCTGGAAAGCGTCTGA
- a CDS encoding DUF3313 domain-containing protein has product MKHLPRTTLLCAALLALVACSSNRVDPKDYSGFLKDYSRLKPAESVSGAPVMRWIDPDVKASQYTKVFIEPSQFYPKPQPTNVISAQTLQEITRYFNEAMRRELGSVLTLVKEPGPNTIVVRPAITAVSTSTEGLKPYEVIPIALVAAAVNTAAGGRDQAVDIAVEAAFLDGASQNVLAQVVRKGSGKDLENDTTQLTLNDVKPVLDGWASDMRRSFVALQQKAK; this is encoded by the coding sequence ATGAAGCACCTGCCTCGCACCACCCTGCTGTGCGCTGCTCTGCTGGCCCTGGTTGCCTGCTCCAGCAACCGTGTCGATCCCAAGGACTATTCCGGGTTTCTCAAGGACTACAGCCGCCTGAAGCCGGCCGAGAGCGTCTCCGGCGCGCCGGTGATGCGCTGGATCGACCCGGACGTGAAGGCCAGCCAGTACACCAAGGTGTTCATCGAACCGAGTCAGTTCTACCCCAAGCCGCAGCCGACCAACGTGATCTCGGCGCAGACCCTGCAAGAGATCACCCGCTACTTCAACGAAGCGATGCGCCGCGAGCTGGGCAGCGTGCTCACCCTGGTCAAGGAGCCTGGCCCGAACACCATCGTGGTGCGCCCGGCGATCACCGCGGTCTCTACCAGTACCGAAGGCCTCAAGCCCTATGAAGTGATCCCCATCGCCCTGGTCGCCGCGGCGGTCAACACCGCCGCCGGTGGCCGCGACCAGGCCGTGGACATCGCCGTGGAGGCGGCCTTCCTCGATGGCGCCAGCCAGAACGTGCTGGCCCAAGTGGTGCGCAAGGGCAGCGGCAAGGACCTGGAGAACGACACCACGCAGCTGACCCTGAACGACGTCAAACCGGTGCTCGATGGCTGGGCCAGCGACATGCGCCGCAGCTTCGTGGCCCTGCAGCAGAAAGCCAAGTAA
- a CDS encoding TonB-dependent siderophore receptor produces MSQQRVSPAQQPAVPHFDLNRIFTAMHMALLLGLGGASMGVTAAQTEEVEKPRHGQPTGSLELSETMVEGSRDAPSALPPVYAGGQVASGGRVGLLGNKDFMETPFSTISYTEKYIEDTQAQTITDVIAATDPSVFSNGLKGTYSENYSIRGFNSNINDVSIGGLYGMAPYYRISPEMFERVEVLKGPSALLNGMPPGGSVAGSINLVPKRAGAEPLTRITGTYMSDAQFGGHLDVGRRFGEEQQFGVRFNSVYRDGDTATDHQRMKAELNALGLDWRGERARLSADLYQSEDRVRGQNRGIGLAEGVPVPRPPKSETLLNPDWGFVQTRDKGVIVRGEYDLNDNLMAYAAAGTSKTDYAYSGTMLAEVFNTAGDMETRMGQLKIDLKKTSGEAGLRGHFDTFGVGHQWSLNATHYSDKQRDYGRRDIPGAEWINNIYHPVWGPEAARSYPPISHTESRLSSYGLADTLSFLDERLQLTLGVRRQQVLTDSFDVSNGAHTTRYNESATTPAAAVLVKVTDEVSLYANYIEGLSKGAIAPFNTANRGEVFAPYKSKQKEVGVKLDLGDFAHTLSLYQIERPSSFTDPVTRVFSFGGEQRNRGLEWSFFGTPLTDVRLMGGVARLDPKVTKAASGSDEGKTATGQPKLQGKLGVEWDTPLLDGLTLTANANAVSKQYISSDNSQSIPGYTIYDVGARYRLQVADHPVTLRGTVENVTNKAYWGMPLLTSLGLGAPRTVQLSASIDF; encoded by the coding sequence ATGTCGCAACAACGTGTCAGCCCGGCGCAGCAGCCGGCTGTGCCCCACTTCGACCTCAATCGCATTTTCACCGCCATGCACATGGCTTTGCTGCTCGGCCTGGGCGGCGCGTCCATGGGGGTGACTGCGGCGCAGACCGAGGAAGTGGAAAAGCCCCGCCACGGCCAGCCCACCGGCAGCCTGGAGCTGTCCGAAACCATGGTCGAAGGCAGCCGCGACGCCCCCAGTGCATTGCCGCCAGTCTACGCCGGTGGCCAGGTGGCCTCGGGCGGCCGGGTCGGGCTGCTGGGCAACAAGGACTTCATGGAGACGCCGTTCAGCACCATCAGCTACACCGAGAAATACATCGAGGACACCCAGGCCCAGACCATCACCGATGTCATCGCCGCCACCGACCCGTCGGTGTTCAGCAACGGCCTCAAGGGCACCTACAGCGAGAACTACTCGATCCGCGGCTTCAACTCCAACATCAACGACGTGAGCATCGGCGGCCTGTACGGCATGGCGCCCTACTACCGGATCTCGCCCGAGATGTTCGAGCGCGTCGAGGTGCTCAAGGGCCCGTCCGCCCTGCTCAACGGCATGCCGCCAGGCGGCTCGGTGGCCGGCAGCATCAACCTGGTGCCCAAGCGCGCGGGCGCCGAACCGCTGACGCGGATCACCGGCACCTACATGTCGGACGCGCAGTTCGGCGGGCACCTCGACGTCGGCCGTCGCTTCGGCGAGGAACAACAGTTCGGCGTGCGCTTCAACAGCGTCTACCGCGACGGCGATACCGCCACCGACCACCAGCGCATGAAGGCCGAGCTCAATGCCCTGGGCCTGGACTGGCGTGGCGAGCGTGCGCGGCTGTCCGCCGACCTGTACCAAAGCGAGGACCGGGTCAGGGGCCAGAACCGCGGCATTGGCCTGGCCGAGGGCGTACCGGTGCCCAGGCCGCCGAAGTCCGAGACTTTGCTCAACCCGGACTGGGGCTTCGTCCAGACCCGCGACAAGGGCGTGATCGTGCGCGGCGAGTACGACCTAAACGACAACCTCATGGCCTATGCCGCCGCCGGCACCAGCAAGACCGACTATGCCTACAGTGGCACCATGCTCGCCGAGGTGTTCAACACCGCCGGGGACATGGAGACACGCATGGGCCAGTTGAAGATCGACCTGAAGAAGACCTCGGGCGAAGCCGGCCTGCGCGGCCATTTCGACACCTTCGGCGTGGGTCATCAGTGGTCGCTCAACGCCACGCACTATTCGGATAAGCAACGCGACTATGGTCGGCGTGACATCCCGGGCGCGGAGTGGATCAACAATATCTACCACCCGGTCTGGGGTCCCGAGGCCGCCAGGAGCTACCCACCCATCTCCCACACCGAATCACGCCTGAGCAGCTACGGCCTGGCCGACACCCTGTCGTTCCTCGACGAACGCCTGCAACTCACCCTGGGCGTGCGTCGCCAGCAGGTGCTGACCGACAGCTTCGACGTCAGCAACGGCGCGCACACCACACGCTACAACGAGAGTGCCACGACCCCAGCGGCGGCAGTGCTGGTCAAGGTCACCGACGAGGTGTCGCTGTACGCCAACTACATCGAGGGCCTGAGCAAGGGCGCCATCGCGCCGTTCAATACGGCCAATCGCGGCGAGGTCTTCGCCCCCTACAAATCCAAGCAGAAGGAAGTCGGCGTCAAGCTCGACCTCGGCGACTTCGCCCACACCCTGAGCCTGTACCAGATAGAACGCCCCAGCAGCTTCACCGACCCGGTAACCAGAGTGTTCTCCTTCGGCGGCGAACAGCGCAACCGCGGGCTCGAATGGAGCTTCTTCGGCACACCGCTGACCGATGTGCGGCTGATGGGCGGCGTGGCCCGCCTCGATCCCAAAGTGACCAAGGCCGCAAGCGGCTCGGATGAAGGCAAGACCGCTACCGGCCAACCGAAACTGCAGGGCAAGCTCGGTGTGGAGTGGGACACCCCACTGCTCGATGGCCTGACCTTGACAGCCAACGCCAACGCCGTGTCGAAACAGTACATCAGCAGCGACAACAGCCAGTCGATTCCCGGCTACACCATCTACGACGTCGGTGCCCGCTATCGGCTGCAGGTCGCCGACCACCCGGTGACCTTGCGTGGCACGGTGGAGAACGTGACCAACAAGGCCTACTGGGGCATGCCGCTGCTCACCAGCCTGGGGCTGGGTGCGCCACGCACCGTGCAGCTGTCCGCCAGCATCGACTTCTGA